ACGCGGCCCTGCTCTTCAGCTTCCTCAGCATGCTGGTGGCGGTGCCGTCGGCCATCAAGGTGTTCAACTGGACGGCGACGCTTTACCGCGGCTCCATCACCTTCCAGGCGCCGATGATCTTCTCGCTGGGGTTCATCTTCCTGTTCACCATCGGCGGGCTGACCGGTCTGTACCTGGCCACCTTGGGCACGGACATCCACCTGCACGACACCTACTTCGTGGTGGCCCACTTCCACTTCGTCATGGTGGGAGGGATGGTCATGGCGTACTTCGCTGCCCTGCACTACTGGTGGCCGAAGATGTTCGGGCGCATGTATTCCGACTGGTGGAGCCGCGTCGCCGCCATGATCATCATCGTCGGCTTCTTCCTGACCTTCATTCCGCAGTTCGTCATGGGCTACCACGGCATGCCGCGCCGCTATCCGAACTATCCCGCGGAGCTGCATATTCTCAACGTGATGTCCACAGCGGGCAGCTCCATCCTTGGCCTGGGCTATTTGCTCCCCGCGATCTACCTGACTGTGTCGCTCTTCAACGGTCCCAAGGCGGGAAGCAATCCCTGGAGCGCGACCGGTTTGGAATGGCAGACGCCCAGCCCGCCATCGATCCATAACTTCGAGGAAACCCCGGTGGTGGTCTGCGGACCTTACGAATATGCAATTGGCGTCGATCAAATGGGGCGGCCCTTGCCGGAAGGACCGGGAGAAGGCGGACCGATCGATCCGGCTTCCCACGCCGGCCACCCCTACCCCGCGGGACCAGCCCCCAAGGAAACTGAAGTGGTCGGGTGATCCTCCGAAAGCCCCGCTGCTGGCCGAGGATGACCCCAGACCCTAGCCCAGGGCTGCTGCCGGACCGAAAAAAGCCACACATAGCGTCGGCGGGCAGTCCCTAGGGTTTCTGGAACAACAGAGTTTCTGGGATAATGACCTGAACCCGGTTTCGGAGAACAACAACCTCCCGGTTTTCTGAGATAGCAAGCCCGAATTGTCCCCGATAGCAAGAAGGAGAGCAACGTTGTCGGCCCACACGCATAGCTCAGTGCTCAAGCACCACTTCGATCACCTCGAGCAGCAGCATGCCTCAGAACGACTGGGGATGTGGATGTTTTTGGCCACGGAGATTCTCTTCTTCGGCGGCCTGTTCGGAGCCTATACGGTCTACCGGCTCTACTACCCCACCGAGTTCGAGTTTGCCAGCTCCAAGCTCAACCGGGTGATTGCGACGATCAACACGCTGTTTTTGATCACCAGCAGCATGACCATCACCTTCGGCATCCGGGCGGCGAAGCTGGGGGACCGCGCGGGGTTGATCCGCTATCTGGTGCTGACCCTGCTTTTGGGCGGGGCCTTCATGGTGATGAAGGGGTTCGAGTACAACGCGGACTTTGAGGAGCGTTACGTCCCCGGCACGCTCTTCCGCAGCGAATACAATGCGGCCTTCGAGGCGGTCTTTCCGACCAGCCCGCTGCAACCGCCGCTGAGCAAGGAACAGGCCAAAGCTTACTTCGAGCAGGATGCCCAGAGCGCCCACCCCAAGCATCAGCACTGGGCTGCCGAGCTGGTTCTGCTCAACTACGGCAAGAGCACCAAGGACCCCGACTACATCGATCCGGGCAAGGTCCAGCTCTTCCTGAGCTTTTACTACATCATGACTGGCATCCACGGCATCCACATTCTGGTCGGCCTGGGATGCATTGTGTGGCTGATCATCGAAGCCGCCCGCGGCGCCATCCCGCCCGAAAACTACTCCACCGTAGAAGTCGTCAGCCTCTACTGGCACCTGGTGGACGGCATCTGGCTCTTCCTCATGCCGCTGCTGTACCTGGCCGGAGCCGGATGGGCAGGCCACTAAAACGGAGGGGTTCCCCAAGATCATCGAAGGAAAACTGGTCAAACTCCACAGGCGAGGCGCAGGACTATGGCTCACGAATCGCATCATCTCAAACCAGGAGCGCTGGAATTCGACCGGGAGACCGACAGCCCCAGCTTGCTGCTGGGCGTGTGGCTGGTCATCGTGTTGATGGCCTTGGCTTCGATCGGGCTTTCCAGTCTGGGACTAGGAAAGTATGCCCTGCCGGTGCAGCTCATCATCGCCTGCATACAAGCCGGTCTGGTGGCGTATTACTTCATGCACCTGCGGCAGAGCGACCGCGTCGTGATTCTGACAGCGCTGTCCTCGCTCTTCTGGATGGGCATCCTGTTCGTCCTGGTTCTGGCAGACTATCTGACCCGCACCCGGCATGTGGGGTGGTGACGGCAGCGGGCGGCAGAAGTGGTGCGGGACGTTTATCAGAGCTGGGATCAAGCCGGGGGCAGCGGGCGCACCGGAGAAAGGGCGCCCGTTGTTGTTTCTCCCCGCAGCCGGGAAGAGCGAGCAGCTGAGAGCCTAGCGAACACCCGAAAGCAAACCAACGCTTGAAGTAGGGGGAAAGGGGAACGAGGGTTTCGGGGTCAAGCCGATGATGGAGGTGCCAGCCAGGTCAGGGCAAGCGCGGGGGACGACGAGCGTATCCGCTTGCCCCGGTAGCCGAAATACCGGTGCTGGGCAGCGGCAGTTTCGTCGGTCAGGCCGCCTGACCCCCCTCGCACTGGCGCTGGTGATTCTGCTCTCCGGCTGCCAATCGTCTTCGGAGGAAACCGACTATGCCTTCCCCTCGCGGACGGATGCTTTGGTGCTCCGCCTGCCGTCTCAAGCACCGGATCAGCCGACCCAACCAGGCCAGTGGGAAGCGGAACTGGCAGCTCTGGCGGCTAAGGGAGGCCAGGTACTGTCTCCACTTCAGATTCCGGCGGATCAGCGAGCGGCGATCGATGCAGGCTTGCGGGAGTTGTTCGGCACACCCTCCCGGCCTCATCTGGTGAGCCAACAGGCGGCAGTGCTGGAGCGCCTGGGGTTGAGCGAGGAGCGCCTGCGCCAGGGGGGGCAGTTGTATCGCCGCCATCGCTGCCTGCAATGCCACAACTTGACGGGGGACGGGCGGGGACCTGCCGGGCAATGGGTCATCCCCTACCCGCGAGACTTCCGGCAGGGGGTGTTCAA
This window of the Thermogemmata fonticola genome carries:
- a CDS encoding cytochrome c oxidase subunit 3, yielding MSAHTHSSVLKHHFDHLEQQHASERLGMWMFLATEILFFGGLFGAYTVYRLYYPTEFEFASSKLNRVIATINTLFLITSSMTITFGIRAAKLGDRAGLIRYLVLTLLLGGAFMVMKGFEYNADFEERYVPGTLFRSEYNAAFEAVFPTSPLQPPLSKEQAKAYFEQDAQSAHPKHQHWAAELVLLNYGKSTKDPDYIDPGKVQLFLSFYYIMTGIHGIHILVGLGCIVWLIIEAARGAIPPENYSTVEVVSLYWHLVDGIWLFLMPLLYLAGAGWAGH
- a CDS encoding cytochrome C oxidase subunit IV family protein, which encodes MAHESHHLKPGALEFDRETDSPSLLLGVWLVIVLMALASIGLSSLGLGKYALPVQLIIACIQAGLVAYYFMHLRQSDRVVILTALSSLFWMGILFVLVLADYLTRTRHVGW